One Deltaproteobacteria bacterium genomic window carries:
- a CDS encoding HlyD family type I secretion periplasmic adaptor subunit: MTRDPQRGEPLFSSRRPVVLGMLSLAVLLAGSLGWGALASISGAVIALGRIEIESRAQAVEHIDGGTVAAVRVRNGDRVAAHDVLIRLDDAQLRSQEAMLSAEHTELVARRNRLEAEYRDAGAIHWDAALARRAESDGTVRTILDGQRRLFEARRALRAGQTAQLRERIAQTRRQITSLEAQLEAVRRQAAFLARELEPFRKLFAEGRVELSQLMDREGRAARLDGEAGAIGARIAAARSRVAEIELQILQIGANGIVEAEGEAREVQALENQSHERLVSVRARLARMEVRAPVAGEVFEMRVFAPAEVVSPGEPILKILPEDTALVVRVQLDPIHIDQVWPGQEAVVRFPAFPARTTPSFEGRVLRVAADASQDERTGLPWYEVELEMGRAITSETERGATAWFRGQWQRGALWYAQGPGGWMARQDWAPDWLREPLSGAGGGGMQRPDPSQAHAAPSEEAGALSALALTPGMPTEVHLRTGERSPLSYLVKPLSDYFSRALREE; encoded by the coding sequence GTGACGAGGGATCCACAGCGCGGCGAGCCCCTGTTTTCCTCGCGCCGGCCGGTGGTGCTCGGGATGCTCAGCCTGGCGGTGCTGCTCGCCGGCTCGCTGGGCTGGGGTGCGTTGGCTTCGATCTCCGGGGCCGTGATCGCCCTCGGCCGGATCGAGATCGAGAGCCGGGCGCAGGCGGTCGAGCATATTGACGGCGGCACGGTGGCGGCCGTGCGGGTGCGCAACGGCGACCGGGTGGCCGCGCACGACGTGCTGATCCGCCTCGACGACGCGCAACTGCGCAGCCAGGAGGCGATGCTGTCGGCGGAGCACACGGAGCTGGTGGCGCGGCGGAACCGGCTGGAGGCGGAGTACCGCGACGCCGGCGCGATCCACTGGGATGCGGCGCTTGCCCGGCGGGCGGAGTCGGACGGCACCGTGCGCACCATCCTCGACGGGCAGCGGCGGCTGTTCGAAGCGCGGCGCGCTTTGCGGGCGGGGCAGACCGCGCAACTGCGCGAGCGGATCGCCCAGACGCGGCGCCAGATCACGAGCCTGGAGGCGCAACTCGAGGCGGTCCGACGGCAAGCCGCTTTCCTGGCGCGCGAGCTGGAGCCGTTCCGCAAGCTGTTCGCCGAGGGCCGGGTGGAACTCTCGCAACTCATGGACCGGGAGGGGCGGGCCGCGCGGCTCGACGGCGAGGCCGGCGCCATCGGCGCGCGCATCGCGGCGGCGCGCAGCCGGGTGGCGGAGATCGAGCTGCAGATCCTGCAGATCGGCGCCAACGGCATCGTGGAGGCGGAAGGCGAGGCGCGGGAGGTGCAAGCGCTGGAAAACCAGTCGCACGAACGGCTGGTCTCGGTACGGGCCCGCCTGGCGCGCATGGAGGTGCGGGCGCCGGTGGCGGGCGAGGTGTTCGAGATGCGGGTGTTCGCGCCGGCGGAGGTGGTGAGTCCGGGCGAGCCGATCCTGAAGATCCTGCCGGAGGACACGGCGCTGGTGGTGCGGGTGCAACTGGACCCGATCCATATCGACCAGGTGTGGCCGGGACAGGAGGCGGTGGTGCGGTTCCCGGCATTTCCCGCACGCACGACGCCGTCCTTCGAGGGACGCGTGCTGCGGGTGGCGGCGGATGCCAGCCAGGACGAGCGCACCGGGCTCCCCTGGTACGAGGTCGAGCTTGAGATGGGCCGGGCGATCACGTCCGAGACCGAGCGTGGGGCGACGGCTTGGTTCCGCGGGCAATGGCAACGAGGCGCGCTGTGGTACGCCCAAGGCCCCGGAGGCTGGATGGCACGGCAGGACTGGGCGCCGGACTGGCTGCGCGAGCCCCTCTCCGGCGCGGGCGGTGGCGGAATGCAGCGCCCGGATCCGTCACAGGCGCACGCCGCCCCATCCGAGGAGGCAGGCGCGTTGTCGGCGCTGGCGCTGACGCCCGGCATGCCGACCGAGGTGCATCTGCGCACGGGCGAGCGCTCGCCGCTCAGCTACCTGGTCAAGCCGCTCAGCGACTACTTTTCGCGCGCGTTGCGGGAGGAATGA